From Sphingomonas hengshuiensis, one genomic window encodes:
- the murB gene encoding UDP-N-acetylmuramate dehydrogenase: MAAMGAALGMEVIAAATLPQVRGKLTADAPLAPLVWFKSGGTAEWLFEPADAEDLVAFLRDLDPAVPVMGLGLGSNMIVRDGGVAGVVVRLGKAFAAVEVLDAVTLRCGGGASGILVSSKARDAGIGGVEFLRSIPGTVGGFVRMNGGAYGRETCDILVECEVVLRSGERRVLANADLGYSYRHSSLPEGAIVVSATFRGFPKPSDEIQAEMDRIAAAREESQPLRSKTGGSTFKNPEGHKAWALVDAAGCRGLRRGDAQVSEKHCNFLLNLGNATSADIEALGEDVRARVQAQSGVTLEWEIQRVGVSK, translated from the coding sequence ATGGCAGCAATGGGCGCGGCTTTGGGGATGGAAGTGATCGCGGCGGCGACGCTCCCCCAGGTCCGCGGCAAGCTGACCGCCGACGCGCCGCTGGCGCCGCTCGTTTGGTTCAAGAGCGGCGGCACGGCGGAGTGGCTGTTCGAGCCCGCCGATGCCGAGGATCTGGTCGCGTTCCTGCGCGACCTCGATCCCGCGGTGCCGGTGATGGGGCTGGGGCTCGGATCGAACATGATCGTGCGCGACGGCGGGGTGGCGGGCGTGGTGGTGCGGCTGGGCAAGGCGTTTGCGGCGGTCGAGGTGCTCGACGCGGTGACGCTACGGTGCGGCGGCGGGGCTTCGGGCATATTGGTGTCGTCCAAGGCGCGCGATGCGGGGATCGGCGGCGTCGAGTTCCTGCGATCGATCCCCGGCACGGTCGGCGGGTTCGTGCGGATGAATGGCGGCGCCTATGGCCGCGAGACGTGCGATATATTGGTCGAGTGCGAGGTGGTGCTGCGATCGGGCGAACGCCGGGTGCTGGCGAACGCCGATCTGGGCTATAGCTATCGGCACAGCAGCCTGCCCGAGGGGGCGATCGTGGTGTCGGCGACGTTCCGGGGCTTTCCCAAGCCTTCGGACGAAATCCAGGCCGAGATGGACCGCATCGCCGCCGCGCGCGAGGAATCGCAGCCGCTGCGATCAAAGACCGGCGGATCGACCTTCAAGAACCCAGAGGGCCACAAGGCCTGGGCATTGGTCGACGCCGCCGGATGCCGGGGTTTGCGGCGGGGCGATGCGCAGGTTAGCGAAAAACACTGCAATTTCCTGCTCAACCTGGGCAATGCGACCAGCGCCGACATCGAGGCGCTGGGCGAGGACGTCCGCGCGCGGGTGCAGGCGCAGTCCGGCGTGACGCTGGAATGGGAAATCCAGCGGGTGGGGGTTAGCAAGTGA